Genomic DNA from Bacteroides zhangwenhongii:
TTGAATATTTTGGAGAAGTCAGCCTTATTGGGTGATGAATTGATAGTAGGGGTAAGTACGGATGAACTGATACAGCACTATAAAGGAATGCCGCCGATTATTCCTTTTGAGCAACGTATACGGATTGTTTCGTCTATCAAATGCGTGACGAAAGTGGTGAAGCAGGTGAAATTGACAGAGATTGCTCAATTAGAGAGAGAAAATATTGATATTGTAACTATAGGAGATGATTGGAAAGACAAATATTTGGAAGGATTGGAATGGATAAAGCAGCAACCCGGGAAGAGAGTGGTATATTTTCCGTATACCCCCGGTGTTAGTACGACGGGTATTAAGAAGAGAATTATAGAGAGTACAAATGAGATTATTGCGGCTGCGTTGCAACGGGAGGTTGAGTTGGATTATAATTGGCCGGAAGATGAGAAAAAGTAACGAAAGTAGAATTTAAATCTTAATGAAATGTTAGTCTCATTATTAATATCCACATATAATTGGAAAGAGGCCCTGTCTCTTTGTCTTTATAGTGCTTTTGTGCAAACAGTGAAGCCTGCTGAGATCCTGATTGCAGACGATGGCTCACGTGAGGACACACGACAGTTGATTGATGAAATGCGTGCGAAAACAGATATTCCTATTGTGCATGTGTGGCATGAGGATAAGGGCTTTCGTCTTTCAGCGATTCGTAATCGTTCTATAGAAAAGGCGAAGGGGGATTATATTATCCAGATTGATGGAGATATAATCTTAGACAGGCATTTTATTGCGGACCATTTAGAGTTGGCCGAGAAAGGATATTTTGTTTGTGGTAGTCGTGTGCTCTTGGGAAAGATGTCTACGACTCGTCTTTTAAAAGGAATTGAAAAATATCCGGCCCTTCTAAAACAGAATCTTAGGTTTGTGTTAAATGCTTTTCGTTCTCGAATACTTCGACGTTATTTGTCTAATCGGTATGCAAAACATACTATGTTGCGGATAAGAGGTTGTAATATGGCATTTTGGAAAGAAGATTTATTTCGTGTAAACGGCTACAATGAATCTTTGGAAATGTGGGGACAGGAAGATGTGGAAATTTCTTATCGGTTGATTCATGCTGGCATTCAAAAGAAACAATTGAAGATGGGAGGGGTGCAATTTCACCTTTATCATAATTTTGCTTCTAGAGAAAATTTAGAATATCATGAACAAGTTCTGAAAAAGGTTATCGAGGAAAAAACAGTATGGTGTGAAAATGGAATAGTGAAAGATAAGCAAAGTACTAAGCTGTCATGAAGGCGAAAGTCGTATTTGTTGTCACAGGATATGGAGAAAAAGTAAATGGGGGCGTTGAACAGCACTGTAAAATGCTGGCAGAACGACTTGTTGTGAACTATGATGTTGAAGTATTGTCGACATGTGTGCAGAATTACGTCAAAGGGGATAATGATGCACCTGCTGGAGATGAATGGATAAATGGAGTGCTTGTGAGGCGATTTATGGCGGAACCGGTTCACTCGGAGTTACATCGTTTTTATGTACGTAAGTCCAAATGGATCCGAAAACTTAGAAAGATACTTTATCAATTGAATGTTTTGCATTTTATAGCTGATGTATATCCTATCTGGCGACAAGTGAGTGAGATGGAGCAACGAGTGATGCAAAGTTATATGTTTTATTCCCCTCGTTTGATAGCTCATATACAAAAGTATAAAAATGAGTATAAAGCGATTATTCCGATAAATATATCTTATCCTCTTGCTTATTATACGTCATTGTGTGCTCCGGATAAAACGATTCTGATTCCTACTATGCATTATGAAAGTTCTACATTTCGAGCTATCTATACTGAAGTATTTACGAGTGTGGCTTATATTGGCTTTAATACAGTTTCAGAACAACGCCTTGCAGAAAATATCTTTGGTAGGAGAATGTCCCCTCATGGAATTATAAGTGTTGGCATTAACGCAGTTGCAGATGCTGATTGGGTTGATGTTAAGAAAAAGTATAATTTACCCGAAGAATATTTGCTTTATGTTGGTAGGATAGATAAAGGCAAATTGAACCATATTGTTCAATATTTCCTTCGTTATAAAGCTAAATACACGAACTCTAAACTTAAATTTGTATTAGTAGGTGGATTATTTTCAGCACCTGTTTCACATTCAGACTTGATTTATACAGGGTTTGTTAGCGAAAATGAGAAATATGCAATCATTCGCCATGCAAAGATTATGGTAAATCCTTCAAAATTTGAAAGCTTGTCGTTAATTCTTTTAGAAGGAATGTATCTTGGTAAGCCGATGTTGGTGAATGGAAAATGCGAAGTTTTAAAAGAGCATTGTAGTAAGAGTGGAAAGGCGGCTCTTGCCTATTGGAATAAGAATGATTTTATATCTAAATTGGCAAGTTTGGAGACTTCAAGCGA
This window encodes:
- a CDS encoding glycosyltransferase family 4 protein, with translation MKAKVVFVVTGYGEKVNGGVEQHCKMLAERLVVNYDVEVLSTCVQNYVKGDNDAPAGDEWINGVLVRRFMAEPVHSELHRFYVRKSKWIRKLRKILYQLNVLHFIADVYPIWRQVSEMEQRVMQSYMFYSPRLIAHIQKYKNEYKAIIPINISYPLAYYTSLCAPDKTILIPTMHYESSTFRAIYTEVFTSVAYIGFNTVSEQRLAENIFGRRMSPHGIISVGINAVADADWVDVKKKYNLPEEYLLYVGRIDKGKLNHIVQYFLRYKAKYTNSKLKFVLVGGLFSAPVSHSDLIYTGFVSENEKYAIIRHAKIMVNPSKFESLSLILLEGMYLGKPMLVNGKCEVLKEHCSKSGKAALAYWNKNDFISKLASLETSSELRMEMGRKGKVYVETYYSWSVIMERLKKAIESV
- a CDS encoding adenylyltransferase/cytidyltransferase family protein, coding for MKEKKVRVFTSGSFDLFHIGHLNILEKSALLGDELIVGVSTDELIQHYKGMPPIIPFEQRIRIVSSIKCVTKVVKQVKLTEIAQLERENIDIVTIGDDWKDKYLEGLEWIKQQPGKRVVYFPYTPGVSTTGIKKRIIESTNEIIAAALQREVELDYNWPEDEKK
- a CDS encoding glycosyltransferase family 2 protein, whose product is MLVSLLISTYNWKEALSLCLYSAFVQTVKPAEILIADDGSREDTRQLIDEMRAKTDIPIVHVWHEDKGFRLSAIRNRSIEKAKGDYIIQIDGDIILDRHFIADHLELAEKGYFVCGSRVLLGKMSTTRLLKGIEKYPALLKQNLRFVLNAFRSRILRRYLSNRYAKHTMLRIRGCNMAFWKEDLFRVNGYNESLEMWGQEDVEISYRLIHAGIQKKQLKMGGVQFHLYHNFASRENLEYHEQVLKKVIEEKTVWCENGIVKDKQSTKLS